One Pseudoalteromonas sp. UG3-2 DNA window includes the following coding sequences:
- a CDS encoding transporter substrate-binding domain-containing protein, with amino-acid sequence MRYFMGCVIGILSVFSAFAALPSKVDIYTEHFPPYQTKQQNGAIAGYATDIVRLIMWEAQLNYQIFMLPWSRAQRFAEQSRYALLYSLARTEAREQSYIWLTPLCEMHIAFFIRPELDLEEQDWHLNKIKRHTVAVAANQPSEQFLLERGFEPDDNLLSVSSLSQAGELMQRQRIDFIFGAQRFVEQLASSMGVTHSWRKVLVAPTLSKTLYLTAHPSAPEDYVKHLRQAAQRVLPQQEHVLDCQ; translated from the coding sequence ATGCGTTACTTCATGGGGTGCGTAATAGGGATATTGTCGGTGTTTAGCGCCTTTGCGGCATTGCCTAGCAAAGTTGATATTTACACTGAGCATTTTCCCCCTTATCAAACCAAACAGCAAAACGGCGCCATTGCTGGCTACGCCACCGATATAGTGCGCTTGATCATGTGGGAAGCCCAGCTCAACTACCAAATTTTTATGTTACCTTGGTCACGGGCACAACGATTTGCCGAGCAATCTCGCTATGCCTTACTTTATTCCTTGGCCCGCACCGAAGCTCGCGAGCAAAGCTATATTTGGCTTACCCCCTTGTGTGAAATGCATATTGCTTTTTTTATTCGCCCTGAGCTCGACCTTGAGGAACAAGACTGGCATCTCAATAAAATTAAGCGCCATACGGTGGCAGTGGCCGCTAATCAACCCTCTGAGCAGTTTCTGCTTGAGCGTGGTTTTGAGCCCGATGACAACTTACTGAGCGTTTCCAGTCTCAGTCAAGCTGGCGAGCTTATGCAACGTCAACGCATTGATTTTATTTTCGGTGCGCAACGCTTTGTTGAGCAGCTTGCCAGCAGCATGGGTGTTACCCACTCTTGGCGCAAGGTACTGGTGGCGCCAACATTAAGTAAAACCTTATATTTAACCGCTCACCCCAGTGCCCCTGAAGACTATGTTAAACACCTAAGGCAAGCGGCCCAGCGTGTCTTACCGCAGCAAGAACATGTGTTGGATTGCCAATAA